A stretch of the Chitinophaga sp. Cy-1792 genome encodes the following:
- a CDS encoding branched-chain amino acid transaminase: protein MYSYYNDNTILYIDGQYRKAAESTIDLYGQSLHYGYAVFEGIRAYKTASGEVKIFKAKEHFDRLRRSCELIHIPFKWTNEELIEASYKVLEANNMEEAYIRPLVFCPPNMTLKAASEAHILICAWEWGAYLGEKLLKVMTSSFERPNPKAFKIESKSAGLYVNSILASQEAKEKGYDEGLLLDQAGYVAEGPGANVFFEKDGKVFTPPLGSILPGITRATVIELCQELNIPLEEKLFTIEELKTADAAWFCGTAAEVIGLDSLDGQSFGKPWAESLGKVLQQAYKAKVLEKEFERAAQLA from the coding sequence ATGTATAGCTATTACAACGACAACACCATTCTTTACATCGACGGTCAATACCGTAAAGCAGCCGAATCTACTATCGACCTGTATGGTCAGTCACTTCACTACGGATATGCCGTATTCGAAGGTATCCGCGCCTACAAAACAGCTTCAGGTGAAGTGAAGATCTTCAAAGCAAAAGAACACTTCGATCGTCTTCGCCGCTCCTGCGAATTAATCCACATCCCTTTCAAATGGACCAATGAAGAGCTGATCGAAGCCAGCTACAAGGTGCTGGAAGCGAACAACATGGAAGAAGCCTACATCAGACCACTGGTTTTCTGTCCGCCAAACATGACACTCAAAGCCGCATCTGAAGCACATATCCTGATATGCGCCTGGGAATGGGGAGCTTACCTGGGTGAAAAACTGCTCAAAGTAATGACTTCCTCTTTCGAGCGTCCAAATCCAAAAGCATTCAAAATCGAATCAAAATCAGCAGGTTTGTATGTAAACTCGATACTCGCCTCTCAGGAAGCAAAAGAAAAAGGATACGATGAAGGATTACTGCTGGATCAGGCAGGTTATGTTGCAGAAGGACCTGGTGCCAACGTATTCTTTGAAAAAGACGGTAAAGTTTTCACTCCTCCTTTAGGCAGCATCCTCCCAGGTATCACCCGCGCCACCGTTATCGAACTTTGCCAGGAACTCAATATCCCGCTCGAAGAAAAACTCTTTACAATAGAAGAACTGAAAACAGCTGACGCCGCATGGTTCTGCGGTACCGCTGCAGAGGTTATCGGGCTCGATTCCCTGGATGGCCAGTCTTTCGGTAAACCTTGGGCTGAATCTCTCGGAAAAGTACTGCAACAGGCTTACAAAGCTAAAGTGCTGGAAAAAGAATTCGAACGCGCTGCTCAATTAGCATAA
- the ilvC gene encoding ketol-acid reductoisomerase, translated as MATINFGGVLEEVVTREEFPMEKAREVLKNEVIAVIGYGVQGPGQALNLKDNGFNVIVGQRKNSPTWDKAVADGWVPGETLFDIEEAATKGTIIQFLLSDAGQISLWPTLKQHLTPGKALYFSHGFGITYKDQTGIIPPADVDVILVAPKGSGTSLRRLFLAGQGLNSSFAIFQDATGRAKERVVALGIGVGSGYLFETDFKKEVFSDLTGERGSLMGCIQGIFAAQYETLRRNGHSPSEAFNETVEELTQSLMPLVAENGMDWMYANCSTTAQRGALDWWKKFKDATQPVFDELYASVAAGKEAARSIASNSTADYREKLNEELKELRESEMWQAGAAVRKLRPNNA; from the coding sequence ATGGCAACCATCAATTTTGGCGGCGTACTCGAAGAAGTAGTAACCAGAGAAGAATTCCCTATGGAAAAAGCTAGGGAAGTGCTGAAAAACGAAGTGATTGCAGTTATCGGTTACGGTGTACAAGGCCCAGGCCAGGCACTGAACCTGAAAGATAACGGCTTTAACGTAATCGTTGGTCAACGTAAAAACTCTCCAACCTGGGATAAAGCTGTTGCTGACGGCTGGGTTCCTGGTGAAACACTGTTTGACATTGAAGAAGCAGCTACTAAAGGTACTATCATTCAGTTCCTCCTGTCTGATGCTGGTCAGATTTCACTGTGGCCTACACTGAAACAACACCTGACTCCTGGTAAAGCGCTGTACTTCTCTCATGGTTTCGGTATTACTTATAAAGATCAGACTGGTATCATTCCTCCGGCTGATGTAGATGTTATCCTGGTAGCTCCTAAAGGTTCCGGTACTTCTCTGCGTCGCCTGTTCCTGGCTGGTCAGGGTCTGAACTCCAGCTTCGCTATCTTCCAGGATGCAACCGGCCGTGCTAAAGAACGCGTTGTTGCACTGGGTATCGGTGTTGGTTCCGGCTACCTGTTCGAAACAGATTTCAAAAAAGAAGTATTCTCTGACCTCACCGGCGAACGTGGTTCCCTGATGGGTTGTATCCAGGGTATCTTCGCTGCTCAATACGAAACACTCCGCAGAAACGGTCACTCACCTTCTGAAGCATTCAACGAAACTGTTGAAGAGCTGACACAGTCACTGATGCCACTGGTAGCAGAAAACGGTATGGACTGGATGTATGCTAACTGCTCTACTACTGCTCAGCGCGGTGCGCTCGACTGGTGGAAGAAGTTTAAAGATGCTACCCAGCCAGTATTCGACGAACTGTATGCAAGCGTTGCTGCAGGTAAAGAAGCTGCCCGCTCTATCGCTTCCAACAGTACCGCTGATTACCGCGAGAAACTGAACGAAGAACTGAAAGAACTCCGCGAAAGCGAAATGTGGCAGGCAGGTGCAGCAGTACGTAAACTGCGCCCTAACAATGCGTAA
- a CDS encoding sugar phosphate nucleotidyltransferase yields the protein MQPTLLILAAGMASRYGSLKQIQQFGPSGETIIDYSIYDAIRAGFGKIVFIIRENFAAEFKEIFEPKLKGRVATDYVYQEMDAFVGDHQVPADRTKPWGTAHAILCAKNAINEPFAVINADDFYGADSFVKMAAFLNGECKSDIYSVVGYELGKTISEHGSVSRGVCAVDGAGFLSAINERTKIYTDNGQIVYEEADGSKHPLSPETPVSMNFWGFDPSVFELSQDLFNEFLDKNLGNPKAEFFIPIVADEFIRRNKGKVKVLPTSSQWFGVTYKEDAPGVQASLSELVAKGAYPNNLWK from the coding sequence ATGCAACCGACTTTATTGATTTTGGCGGCCGGTATGGCCAGTCGTTATGGCAGTTTGAAGCAAATCCAGCAATTTGGCCCCAGCGGTGAAACTATCATCGATTACTCTATTTACGACGCTATCCGCGCCGGTTTTGGAAAGATTGTATTTATCATCCGCGAGAATTTCGCAGCGGAGTTTAAAGAAATCTTTGAACCTAAGCTGAAAGGTCGGGTAGCTACGGATTATGTTTACCAGGAAATGGATGCCTTTGTTGGCGACCACCAGGTACCTGCCGACAGAACTAAGCCATGGGGTACTGCACATGCGATTTTATGCGCCAAAAATGCGATCAATGAGCCGTTTGCAGTTATCAATGCAGACGACTTTTATGGCGCTGATTCATTTGTAAAAATGGCGGCATTCCTGAATGGCGAATGCAAATCAGATATCTACAGCGTTGTAGGTTATGAGCTGGGTAAAACAATTTCTGAGCATGGCTCTGTATCCCGCGGCGTATGTGCGGTGGATGGTGCAGGTTTCCTGTCAGCAATTAACGAGCGTACAAAAATTTATACTGATAATGGCCAGATCGTTTACGAAGAAGCAGATGGAAGCAAACATCCGCTGTCTCCGGAAACACCGGTTTCTATGAACTTCTGGGGCTTTGATCCTAGTGTGTTCGAGCTGAGCCAGGATTTATTCAATGAATTCCTGGATAAAAACCTCGGCAATCCAAAGGCAGAATTCTTTATTCCTATTGTTGCCGACGAGTTTATCCGTCGTAATAAAGGGAAAGTGAAAGTGCTGCCTACCAGTTCTCAGTGGTTTGGTGTAACCTACAAAGAGGATGCACCAGGCGTACAGGCGAGCCTGTCTGAGCTGGTTGCGAAAGGAGCATATCCCAACAATTTATGGAAATAA
- the ilvN gene encoding acetolactate synthase small subunit, whose protein sequence is MQKEYTVTVYTEDRIGITNRITIIFTRRGINITSLTTAETEIPGVYKFVITVMSTREKLDKVVGQIERLIEIHRAFVHEEDEVVYQELALYKIATKNLTTAGDVEKLIRENNARILTITADYFVIEKTGHQQELTDFIKKLEPYGLIEYTKSGRVAIVKWSRRFHEHLKELDKSIASY, encoded by the coding sequence ATGCAAAAAGAATATACAGTAACGGTATATACGGAGGATCGTATTGGTATCACGAACCGTATAACCATCATATTTACCCGCAGGGGAATCAACATTACCAGCCTTACCACGGCTGAAACGGAGATACCAGGCGTGTATAAATTCGTTATAACGGTAATGTCTACACGCGAAAAACTGGACAAAGTAGTTGGCCAGATAGAACGCCTGATAGAAATACATCGTGCCTTTGTTCATGAAGAAGATGAAGTAGTGTACCAGGAACTGGCACTGTACAAAATCGCTACTAAAAACCTGACTACCGCAGGTGATGTAGAGAAGCTGATCAGAGAAAATAATGCACGTATATTAACAATTACCGCAGACTACTTTGTAATTGAAAAGACAGGTCACCAGCAGGAATTGACGGATTTCATCAAGAAGCTGGAACCATATGGTCTGATAGAATATACAAAGAGCGGGCGCGTAGCGATTGTCAAGTGGAGCCGTCGTTTCCATGAACATCTCAAAGAACTGGACAAAAGCATAGCCAGCTACTAA
- a CDS encoding phosphotransferase enzyme family protein, whose protein sequence is MPNKMILQAFGLEPEGLNVRRFGSGHINNTFLLEKKDDGSKYVLQKINVNVFREPGIIAANQRMAADYLAANHPGYLFITPIPTTTGDELYVIDNEYWRMIPFIADSVTVDQADNPKQAYEAARQFGRMASYLSGIDLKPFKASIPNFHNLTLRYAAFQEAIRNADEERKSAAEEMIEEFLRYSDIAVTYEQLKTNPEFRDHLMHHDTKINNVLLNKDTFEGICVCDLDTLMPGKIISDLGDMIRTYVCPVSEEEKDFSLIVIRDDYFEALMQGYLEEMGGTLTKVEKEQLLFSGKFMIYMQGIRFLTDYLNGDVYYPIKYPTHNFDRAKNQLTLLQRLIEKQDVLQAIIDKCLHVSEQV, encoded by the coding sequence ATGCCCAACAAAATGATCCTTCAGGCTTTTGGACTTGAGCCTGAAGGATTAAATGTCCGAAGATTCGGATCTGGACACATCAACAACACTTTTCTGCTGGAAAAGAAGGACGATGGAAGCAAATACGTTCTGCAAAAAATCAATGTGAATGTATTCAGGGAACCAGGTATTATTGCCGCTAACCAAAGAATGGCAGCAGATTATCTGGCCGCAAATCATCCGGGGTATCTGTTTATCACGCCCATTCCCACAACAACAGGTGATGAGCTTTATGTGATCGACAACGAATACTGGCGTATGATCCCCTTCATTGCCGACTCAGTAACGGTAGATCAGGCTGATAACCCAAAGCAGGCTTACGAAGCCGCCAGGCAGTTCGGGCGGATGGCCAGTTACCTTTCGGGAATCGATCTGAAGCCGTTTAAAGCCTCTATTCCGAATTTCCACAATCTGACCTTGCGTTATGCCGCCTTTCAGGAAGCTATCCGCAACGCCGACGAAGAAAGGAAATCAGCAGCAGAAGAGATGATTGAAGAATTCCTCCGCTATTCAGACATTGCAGTGACGTATGAACAGCTGAAAACAAACCCGGAATTCAGGGACCACCTGATGCACCACGATACCAAAATCAATAACGTATTGCTGAATAAGGATACTTTCGAAGGTATATGTGTTTGCGACCTGGATACACTGATGCCCGGTAAAATTATCTCCGACCTTGGCGACATGATCAGAACTTATGTTTGCCCGGTATCAGAAGAAGAAAAAGATTTCAGCCTTATCGTTATCCGCGATGACTATTTCGAAGCCCTCATGCAGGGATACCTCGAAGAAATGGGCGGAACTTTAACCAAAGTAGAAAAGGAGCAGCTGCTCTTCTCTGGAAAGTTCATGATCTACATGCAAGGTATACGCTTCCTGACCGATTACTTAAATGGAGATGTGTATTACCCGATCAAGTATCCAACTCATAATTTTGATCGCGCTAAAAATCAGCTGACACTACTACAGCGATTGATCGAAAAACAAGATGTATTGCAGGCTATCATCGACAAATGCCTGCACGTCAGTGAACAGGTTTAG
- the ilvB gene encoding biosynthetic-type acetolactate synthase large subunit, with product MQQKDVLPMKPETEADKRLAAKPVITGSEAVIRSLIAEGVDTIFGYPGGAIMPIYDALYDFQDQVHHILVRHEQGATHAAQGYARSSGKVGVAFATSGPGATNLVTGLADAYMDSTPMVCITGQVAAALLGTDAFQETDVIGITMPITKWNIQVTRQEDIPGAIAKAFYIARSGRPGPVLVDITKNAQAGTCEFEYKKCEFIRSYQPVPELNPEAVTAAAALINSAKKPYIFCGHGVLLSGAENELIQLAEKAQIPVASTLLGLSAVPVDHPLYGGLLGMHGNYAPNMLTCECDLVIAVGMRFDDRVTGDVSTFVSQAKVIHIEIDAAEIDKIIKADVAIHADAKTALEALTQLVMPARHDAWLEEFKFGHEKEYDKVQKRELYPEEGQIKMAETVRLISEKTNGEAILVTDVGQHQMIASRYYRFKNPNTNITSGGMGTMGFSVPAAMGAKMGAPEKTVVAVVGDGCFQMTLQELGTIYQSQIGVKMVILNNNFLGMVRQWQQLFFDKRYSSTEMVNPDFIQIAKGFFIPGKKVTAREDLAAAIDEMLATDGAYLLEVVVEQEDNVFPMVPAGAPVSTIRLE from the coding sequence ATGCAACAGAAGGATGTGTTACCGATGAAGCCTGAGACTGAGGCTGATAAACGGTTAGCCGCTAAACCTGTAATCACCGGCTCTGAAGCGGTTATCCGCTCACTGATAGCTGAAGGAGTAGATACTATCTTCGGTTATCCTGGTGGTGCTATTATGCCAATTTATGACGCGCTGTACGACTTCCAGGATCAGGTGCATCATATACTCGTAAGGCATGAGCAGGGTGCTACGCATGCCGCTCAAGGTTATGCACGCAGCTCCGGCAAGGTAGGCGTAGCTTTCGCTACCTCCGGCCCGGGAGCCACCAACCTGGTAACAGGTCTGGCAGATGCCTATATGGATAGTACGCCAATGGTCTGCATCACCGGACAGGTCGCTGCCGCACTGCTGGGTACTGATGCCTTTCAGGAAACAGACGTGATCGGTATCACCATGCCTATCACTAAATGGAATATACAAGTAACCAGACAGGAAGATATTCCGGGCGCTATCGCCAAAGCATTCTATATCGCACGTAGCGGCCGTCCAGGCCCGGTGCTGGTGGATATCACCAAGAATGCACAGGCAGGTACCTGTGAGTTTGAATATAAAAAATGCGAATTTATCCGTAGCTACCAACCGGTTCCCGAACTCAATCCGGAAGCCGTAACAGCAGCTGCTGCACTGATAAACAGCGCAAAGAAACCATACATCTTCTGCGGACATGGCGTATTGCTCTCCGGTGCAGAAAATGAACTGATTCAGCTGGCAGAAAAAGCACAGATACCTGTAGCTTCAACACTGCTGGGACTTTCAGCCGTTCCTGTAGACCATCCGCTGTATGGAGGATTGTTAGGAATGCATGGAAACTACGCACCTAATATGCTCACCTGCGAATGTGATCTCGTGATCGCTGTAGGTATGCGCTTCGATGATCGTGTAACCGGCGACGTTAGTACATTCGTTAGCCAGGCCAAAGTAATCCACATCGAAATAGATGCGGCTGAAATCGACAAAATCATCAAAGCAGATGTAGCTATTCATGCAGATGCTAAAACTGCACTGGAAGCACTGACACAGCTGGTAATGCCTGCAAGGCACGATGCCTGGCTGGAAGAATTTAAATTCGGTCATGAAAAAGAATACGATAAAGTTCAGAAACGTGAACTCTATCCGGAAGAAGGCCAGATAAAAATGGCAGAAACCGTACGTCTCATCTCTGAAAAAACCAATGGCGAAGCCATTCTGGTAACAGACGTAGGTCAGCACCAGATGATCGCATCCCGCTATTATCGCTTTAAAAATCCAAATACCAACATCACCTCCGGTGGTATGGGTACCATGGGCTTCTCTGTTCCAGCCGCCATGGGCGCTAAAATGGGAGCTCCGGAGAAAACAGTAGTAGCAGTAGTAGGCGATGGTTGTTTCCAGATGACATTACAGGAATTAGGTACCATCTATCAATCACAGATTGGTGTAAAAATGGTGATCCTGAATAACAACTTCCTGGGAATGGTAAGACAGTGGCAGCAACTGTTTTTTGATAAAAGATATTCCTCTACAGAAATGGTCAACCCTGACTTCATCCAGATTGCAAAAGGATTCTTTATCCCTGGAAAGAAAGTCACCGCAAGGGAAGACCTGGCAGCAGCTATCGATGAAATGCTCGCAACCGATGGCGCTTATTTACTGGAAGTAGTAGTGGAACAAGAGGATAACGTGTTCCCTATGGTACCAGCAGGTGCTCCTGTATCTACTATTCGCCTCGAGTAG
- a CDS encoding alpha-L-fucosidase, translated as MRRLFLLSACALQLFTAANAQQKTNPADIHNKMQWFADAKLGIFIHWGIYSVNGIDESWSFHNKKIAYPDYMAQLKGFTADKYNPQEWADLIKESGARYAVMTTKHHDGVALWDSKLSKLDVANSTPAKRDVLTPFYAALRRDSIKCGAYFSLIDWSNVNYPGFLKDSSRYDIKKDPARWQKFLQFYEGQMAEVMNNFNPDLWWFDGDWEHSADEWEAQKMRNMLLTHNPNTIINGRLQGYGDYDTPEQNFPVTRPHYNWWELCMTINNNWGWQPQDTNWKTPYEIITIFVDAVSNGGNLLLDIGPKADGTIPAEEVNVLKELGAWNKKNGEAVFNTIGGIPQGHFYGPTTLSKDSSTLYLFLPAKTSGQVMIKGLDNKIQDVSVVGNGTKLSHKVVGKISWSPVPGLVYIDVPEAVQDKYVTVLKVKLDKPVKLYRGKGGFLTGE; from the coding sequence ATGAGAAGACTCTTCTTGCTAAGTGCCTGTGCCTTACAGCTTTTTACTGCAGCAAACGCACAACAGAAAACAAATCCAGCCGATATCCACAACAAAATGCAGTGGTTCGCAGACGCCAAACTCGGCATCTTTATCCACTGGGGTATCTATTCTGTCAACGGAATCGACGAATCATGGTCTTTCCACAACAAAAAAATAGCTTATCCTGATTATATGGCTCAGCTAAAAGGATTTACTGCTGATAAATATAATCCCCAGGAATGGGCAGACCTCATCAAGGAATCCGGCGCCAGATACGCTGTGATGACTACCAAACACCACGACGGTGTAGCCCTGTGGGATAGCAAATTAAGTAAACTCGATGTCGCAAACAGTACACCGGCAAAAAGAGATGTCCTCACCCCGTTCTATGCCGCTTTGCGCCGCGACAGCATCAAATGTGGTGCCTATTTTTCTTTAATAGACTGGTCTAACGTCAATTATCCTGGTTTCCTGAAAGATTCCAGCCGCTACGATATTAAAAAGGATCCCGCCAGATGGCAGAAATTCCTCCAGTTCTACGAAGGTCAGATGGCGGAAGTGATGAATAACTTCAACCCCGACCTCTGGTGGTTCGATGGCGACTGGGAACACAGTGCTGATGAGTGGGAAGCGCAGAAAATGCGCAACATGCTGTTGACACATAACCCCAACACCATCATCAACGGACGCCTGCAAGGCTATGGCGACTACGATACCCCGGAACAGAACTTCCCGGTTACCCGCCCGCACTACAACTGGTGGGAACTCTGCATGACCATCAACAACAACTGGGGATGGCAGCCACAGGATACCAACTGGAAAACACCCTACGAAATCATTACCATCTTCGTAGATGCTGTCAGCAATGGCGGTAACCTCCTCCTCGACATCGGCCCTAAAGCGGATGGTACCATCCCGGCAGAAGAAGTGAACGTGCTCAAAGAACTCGGCGCCTGGAACAAGAAAAACGGCGAAGCTGTATTCAACACCATCGGCGGTATCCCGCAAGGCCACTTCTATGGCCCTACCACCCTGTCTAAAGACTCCTCCACCCTTTACCTGTTCCTCCCGGCGAAAACCAGCGGCCAGGTAATGATAAAAGGCCTCGACAATAAAATCCAGGATGTCTCTGTTGTCGGCAACGGTACCAAACTTAGCCACAAAGTAGTAGGCAAAATCTCCTGGAGCCCTGTACCAGGACTCGTTTACATCGACGTACCTGAAGCAGTACAAGACAAATATGTCACCGTACTGAAAGTAAAACTGGACAAACCAGTAAAACTTTACCGCGGCAAAGGCGGGTTCCTGACCGGAGAATAA
- the ilvD gene encoding dihydroxy-acid dehydratase, protein MELNKYSKTITQDPTQPAAQAQLHAIGLTDEDLKKAQVGVVSMGYDGNPCNMHLNDLAKVVKSAVWANGLVGLNFSTIGVSDGISNGTPGMRYSLVSRDLIADSIETVVGAQYYDAVITVPGCDKNMPGSLMAMGRLNRPGIMVYGGTTAPGKWKGQDLNIISAFEALGQKMAGTIAEEDFKGIVHNACPGAGACGGMYTANTMSSAAEALGMSLPYSSSNPALSAAKRKECEDAGQYIRLLLEKDIKPRDIMTKEAFENAITVVIALGGSTNAVIHLIAVAKSVGVSVTLEDFQRLSDATPLIGDLKPSGKYLMEDLHNIGGVPLVMKYLLKQGRLHGNCLTVTGKTIAENLEAVADIDFGAQDIIVPLEQPLKASGHIQILYGNLAEKGSVAKITGKEGETFKGPARVFDGEFELIAGITSGRVKSGDVVVIRQVGPKGAPGMPEMLKPTSAIMGVGLGKSVALITDGRFSGGTHGFVVGHITPEAFEGGTIALVEDNDIIEIDAVNNSINVALSEEELAARRAKWVQPALKASNGILFKYAKLVKNATEGCVTDEA, encoded by the coding sequence ATGGAATTGAACAAGTACAGCAAAACGATCACCCAGGATCCTACGCAACCAGCCGCACAGGCACAGTTGCATGCGATCGGACTGACAGACGAAGATCTGAAAAAAGCTCAGGTAGGCGTGGTAAGCATGGGCTATGATGGCAATCCCTGCAATATGCACCTGAATGACCTCGCTAAAGTGGTGAAAAGTGCCGTCTGGGCTAATGGCCTCGTCGGTCTCAACTTCTCTACTATCGGTGTCAGTGACGGTATTAGCAACGGTACCCCTGGTATGCGCTATTCCCTCGTCAGCCGCGATCTGATTGCAGATTCCATTGAAACTGTTGTTGGTGCTCAATATTATGATGCTGTCATCACCGTTCCGGGCTGTGATAAGAACATGCCTGGTTCCCTCATGGCCATGGGTCGCCTCAACCGCCCGGGTATCATGGTTTATGGTGGTACCACCGCTCCTGGTAAATGGAAAGGCCAGGACCTCAACATCATTTCCGCTTTCGAAGCGCTGGGCCAGAAAATGGCAGGAACCATCGCTGAGGAAGATTTTAAAGGCATCGTACATAATGCCTGTCCTGGCGCTGGCGCCTGTGGTGGTATGTACACCGCTAATACCATGTCTTCCGCTGCGGAAGCACTCGGTATGAGCCTGCCTTACAGCTCATCCAATCCTGCGTTGAGCGCTGCAAAAAGAAAAGAATGTGAAGATGCCGGCCAATACATCCGCCTGCTCCTCGAAAAAGATATTAAACCACGCGATATCATGACCAAAGAAGCATTCGAAAATGCTATCACGGTAGTTATCGCACTGGGTGGAAGTACCAACGCAGTTATCCACCTCATCGCTGTGGCTAAATCAGTAGGCGTAAGCGTTACCCTCGAAGATTTCCAACGCCTCAGCGACGCTACTCCACTGATCGGAGACCTGAAACCAAGTGGTAAATACCTCATGGAAGATCTTCATAATATCGGTGGTGTGCCATTGGTAATGAAATACTTACTGAAACAAGGCCGCCTGCATGGCAACTGCCTTACCGTTACCGGCAAAACCATCGCAGAAAACCTGGAGGCTGTAGCTGATATCGACTTCGGTGCACAGGATATCATCGTTCCGCTGGAACAGCCACTGAAAGCATCCGGTCATATCCAGATACTGTACGGAAACCTCGCTGAAAAAGGTTCCGTAGCTAAGATTACCGGTAAGGAAGGTGAAACATTCAAAGGCCCTGCACGTGTATTTGATGGTGAATTTGAACTGATTGCAGGTATTACCTCTGGTCGTGTAAAATCAGGTGATGTGGTAGTGATCCGCCAGGTAGGTCCTAAAGGGGCGCCTGGTATGCCTGAAATGCTGAAACCTACTTCCGCCATCATGGGTGTTGGACTAGGTAAAAGCGTGGCACTCATCACCGACGGCCGCTTTTCTGGTGGTACCCATGGCTTCGTAGTAGGTCATATCACACCGGAAGCCTTTGAAGGTGGAACAATCGCCCTTGTTGAAGACAACGATATCATTGAAATAGATGCAGTGAACAACTCCATCAATGTAGCGCTGAGTGAAGAAGAACTGGCAGCACGCCGTGCAAAGTGGGTACAGCCTGCACTGAAAGCATCCAACGGTATATTATTTAAGTACGCAAAACTTGTAAAAAATGCAACAGAAGGATGTGTTACCGATGAAGCCTGA
- a CDS encoding Fic family protein — protein sequence MIVQPIGFQWIKEHFCLDRYQLTHASFIGSHEHLEVTINGNIEQTYGIKYGLSENSVLKHVEFGLKHDDINLDFLNAVFQKIPDIDVIEFIKNSPTGKYSRKIGFLYEFLTQKILSITPQRVNYVDLLDSSRYVCGIPIKNIRWSINNNLLGVPDYCPIVRKTKALSSLMHISITEKIAALNTNFSHDILSRANNFLYRKETRSSYEIEHEKPTTDRIEQFVALLSRAGEEKTGELLKERLLTNLQNAIVDNRFAAIGFRDFQNYIGENLPGGIPYVHYICPPPDMIPTLMNGLNQIEYRTAGISANVRAAILAFGFVFIHPFEDGNGRIHRFLIHDILVHDEIIAHGQIIPISAHMLAHKRQYDRILEKYSAPLMQRIKYDIEEQGKITITNAQEVEGYFRYPDLTDQCVYLCQALLDTVSEDMYNELMFLQQYDYVKKAIQSIVDMPDRMINDMILFLHQNNGILSKNKRSHFSKLTDEEVEKMQQAYQNVFKN from the coding sequence ATGATAGTACAACCAATAGGTTTTCAATGGATCAAAGAGCATTTTTGCTTAGATAGATATCAATTAACTCATGCTTCATTTATAGGTAGTCATGAACACCTGGAAGTCACTATCAATGGAAATATTGAGCAGACATATGGAATAAAATATGGACTATCCGAAAACTCAGTCTTGAAACACGTGGAATTTGGATTAAAGCATGATGATATTAATCTCGATTTTCTCAACGCAGTTTTTCAAAAAATCCCGGATATAGATGTAATTGAATTTATTAAGAATTCGCCAACTGGAAAATATTCCAGAAAAATTGGTTTTTTATATGAATTTCTGACCCAAAAGATATTATCAATAACTCCGCAAAGAGTGAATTATGTGGATCTATTGGACTCATCCAGATATGTTTGTGGTATTCCCATCAAAAACATACGCTGGAGCATAAATAACAATTTACTGGGGGTACCTGATTATTGCCCTATAGTACGAAAAACTAAAGCACTATCTTCTCTTATGCACATTAGTATAACGGAAAAGATAGCAGCACTTAATACAAATTTTTCTCATGATATTCTTTCCAGAGCAAACAACTTTTTATACAGGAAAGAAACCCGGTCATCCTATGAAATTGAGCATGAGAAGCCAACTACTGACAGGATAGAGCAATTTGTTGCTTTACTATCCCGCGCAGGCGAGGAGAAAACCGGAGAGCTATTGAAGGAACGTTTACTAACTAACCTTCAAAATGCAATAGTTGATAATCGCTTTGCGGCCATTGGGTTTAGAGACTTTCAGAACTATATCGGAGAAAATCTTCCCGGAGGAATTCCTTATGTGCATTATATCTGCCCACCGCCCGACATGATTCCGACCCTAATGAATGGACTTAATCAGATTGAGTACAGAACTGCTGGAATATCAGCTAATGTACGAGCAGCTATTCTAGCGTTTGGATTTGTATTTATTCATCCTTTCGAAGATGGCAATGGCCGTATTCATCGTTTTTTAATACACGATATTTTAGTACATGATGAGATCATTGCCCATGGACAGATTATACCAATATCTGCACATATGCTGGCACATAAACGGCAATACGATCGTATTCTGGAAAAATACTCTGCTCCACTTATGCAACGAATTAAATACGACATTGAAGAACAAGGGAAAATTACAATTACAAATGCACAGGAAGTGGAAGGTTACTTTCGTTATCCCGATCTTACTGACCAATGCGTCTATCTCTGCCAGGCATTATTGGATACAGTTTCTGAAGATATGTATAACGAATTAATGTTCCTCCAGCAATATGACTATGTGAAGAAAGCAATTCAATCAATAGTAGATATGCCTGACAGAATGATCAATGATATGATATTATTTCTGCATCAAAACAATGGCATCTTATCAAAAAATAAAAGAAGTCATTTTTCTAAACTTACGGACGAAGAAGTGGAGAAAATGCAGCAGGCATATCAAAACGTTTTCAAAAACTAA